DNA sequence from the Desulfobaccales bacterium genome:
TATTAATGACTTTTCCCATATTTTAATCCCCTATCTTGCCGGCCGCGCCGGGAGCGGCGCCAGGAATCCATGACCACCGATGTAGCGGTTCATGACGGCCCGCCGGTCCAACACGGTTTTGGGATCCAGTCCCACCGAGGTCAGGGCGCCCATCATATCCACCATGGGCCGAGCCCCTTTCCGGATGGGGCCGAAGCAGCCGCGGCAGGGAGTCCGGGCCTGGATGCACCGGGGCACGCCGGTCTTGCCGGCGCAACCCGCCAGCGTTACCGGACCCATGCAGAGGAACCCCTGCTCGTTGATGCAGCGCATCTTCTCCAGGCCTTCCTCCGGGTTGAACTCCATGTTTTGAATCCAGCGTTTGACCGGGCCGCCACCAGATTTCTGTTCCCGAATGACCGGGCAGGTGTCGCAGACGCTCCGCTCCGGCAGAGCCCAGGCGGTCTTGCCCGCAAGCAACGCGGTGAGGGCGTCGGCGATCCAATCCGGATGGGGCGCACAGCCCGGAATGGAGATATCCACCTTGACCACTTCATCCAAGGCCTTGCAACTGGCCAGCCACGTCGGCAGATTGGGATCCTTGGGATCAGCCGCAGGTTCGGTGCTGGCACAATGGCGGAAAACCTTCTCAAAGGTATCTTCGCCCTTCCACATGTTGGCCTGGGCCGGCACTCCGCCATAACAGGCGCAACTGCCCAGGGAAATGAGGAACTTGACCTTGCTCCGGATTTCTTTTAAAACATGTTCGTGTTCGGTGTTGCGGACGCCCCCGGAGACGATGCCTACCACCGCCTCGGGGATTTCCATGGTCGTCCCATCCCCCAGCTGCCCAAAAAACTTGTGATCTACTAAAGCGGGGATGTGGACGAAATTGAGGTGGGGTAACAAATCCAACAACGCCTCCCCGGTGTTGAGAATAGAGATCTCACAACCGGAACAGGCATTCAACCACTCCGAAACTACATTTACCGGCATGGTATACCCTCCTTTGTTAAGTGCTCGACAGTCAGCTTTCGGTCTCGACTAGCTGCCGTCCGCACCCTGGACCTTCCCGGCTAGCATTTCGACGCGGCGTCTGCGACCCTGCGGGAATACACCAGGAATTGTCCCTCCTCGTCAAATTTTTGCACTTCGAATCCGTTTTTGGCGTAGCCCTCCATAATCTGTTGGGCCTGCTCGTCGCTTTCGTAAACGACGCCGTCCCACAAGAATTTTTTACCGTCGACCTTTCTGGCCAAGGGTACTTCCATGAGCTTTCTCCTCCATCAAAAAGAAAAGGCCAAGAGGGATAAAGGCGAGTAGGCGAAATGGCCAAGAAAGCCGAAGCCTTCCGGTTACCATCCCCATCCCCCTTGTTCCCTCTTCGCCTTGGTCTCGTAATCATGCCCTGGTGCTGTATGGGCTGGGGCCCAGGGCCTTTAACTGCTCGGTCATCTCCGTCATAACGTCGGCGAACTTTTGAGCTTCAGCCGACGCAATCCACTCAAGTCGGAAGCGCTCCGGCTCCAGGCCGAAGTCCTCCAACATTAAGTCAATTCCTTCCGCTCTGTCCTTGGCTTTTTTATTACCTTCCAGGTAATGACATTCGCCCAGGTGTCACCCACATACCAGGACGCCGTCCGCCCCCTTGGTGAGGGCGTTGATCACCAGGTTGGGGTGGACCATGCCCGAGCACATCACCCGGATGATGCGGCCATTGGGGGGATACTGGAGCCGGGAAACCCCGGCCAGGTCCGCCCCGGCATAGGAGCACCAGTTGCAGCAGAAGGCGATAATCAGCGGTTCGTACTGGTCTTCCATGAAAAAACCTCTTGGCTGTCAGCGATCAGCTTTCAGCAGTCAGTTTTATGGTGCGTGGAACGCACCCTACACTAAATCAACCCCAGCGCCGCATCCACCTGGGCTTCCAATTGTTCCGGCGTAAACCCGGCCACGTAAACGCCCTGCTTGGGACAGGTGGCCATGCACGAGCCGCAGCCCTTACACTGGATGGCGTTGACTTCTATGGACTTCTTGATTTCGCCGCCTTTCATGTATTCGATCAGCGTGATGGCGCGGAACGGACAGGCGTCCACGCAGAAGGCGCAGCCGTCGCAGTTAGCGTCCACCGGAGTGGAGATGATGGAATCCATCAGCAAAGAGTCTTTGGACAACACGGTGGTGGCTCGGGAGGCGCAGGCCAGGGCCTCGGCCACCGACTCCTGGATGGGTTTGGGATAATGGCACAGCCCGGTCAGGTAGATCCCTTCGGTGGAAGCCTCCACCGGCTTGATCTTGGCGTGGGCCTCGGTGAAAAAGCCCTCGGCGTTCAAGGGCACCTTGTAGAGTTCCGCCAGCGGCGCGTTATTGTGCGGAATGATAGCGGAGGCCAGAGTCAACAGATCCACCATGAGGCTCACCGGCTTCCCCAGGACCTGATCCACGACCGTGACTTTGAGGCGGCCGTCGGCTTCTTCCACCTGGGGCAGGTCGGCGAGACGGTAATGGATGAAGACCACGCCCAATTCCCGGGCCCGTTTGTAGAGCAGCTCCCGTTCGCCGTAAGTCCGCATATCCCGGTAGAGGATATAGACATCCATGTCCGGGTTCATGATTTTCA
Encoded proteins:
- a CDS encoding hydrogenase iron-sulfur subunit, whose translation is MEDQYEPLIIAFCCNWCSYAGADLAGVSRLQYPPNGRIIRVMCSGMVHPNLVINALTKGADGVLVCGUHLGECHYLEGNKKAKDRAEGIDLMLEDFGLEPERFRLEWIASAEAQKFADVMTEMTEQLKALGPSPYSTRA